From the Streptomyces sp. NBC_01216 genome, the window GTCGGCCGGAGAGACGACCCCCGCTCTCCCCCCCGGCGGGGGTCGTCGCATGTCCGGACGCGTTTCCTCTCGCCGAAACATCATGGGTCCCCTCTCGTCGTCTGTCGGTTCGGGGCGACACATCACCCTGGATTCGTCACCGAGAGTAGTCGCACTGCTGCTCTCCGGGAAGCCCCGGTATGGGTTACCGGGATATTCACAACCGGTGAGTTGTCCACAGTTTCCGAGCAAGATCCACATGATTTCCGGGATGGCCCCACCGTGATTCCAGCCGCGGAGTTCGCGGTCGACAGGAATCACCGATCCGGGCCGCGCCAGAGGTGCGGTCGGGTCTCACGGACAGGGGGCGTCCACGATGACAGGAACCATGACTTCCGGCGCTTTGGGGACTTACGACGAGAGTCTGGCCGGAGAGGCCGGACGGCGGGCCGGGCAGCCGCTGATCGTGACCGAGGACCTCGCGTTGCTCGACGACCTGCTCCGGCTGTGCGCCGCGGCCGGCGTCGAGCCCGAGGTGCACCACAGCGCTCCCGGCCGCCGGGCGTGGGCCGACGCCCCGCTCGTCCTCGTCGGAGACGACGCGGCGGCCCGCTGTCGTGGTGCGGCCCGCCGACCGGACGTGCTGCTGGTCGGGCGGAATCCGGACGACGCCGACATGTGGCGGCCGGCCGTCGAGATCGGCGCGGAGTGCGTGCTGCGCCTGCCGGACGCCGAGGGCTGGCTCGTCGACCGCATCGCCGACGTGGCCGAAGGAGCGGGGCCACCGGCCCTGACCGTCGGAGTCATCGGCGGTCGCGGTGGGGCGGGTGCGTCGACGCTGGCCTGTGCCCTGGCCCTGGCCGCCGCCGGGACCGGCCGCAGCACCCTGCTCGTGGACGGTGATCCGCTCGGCGGCGGACTCGACGTCCTGCTCGGAGGCGAGCGCGCCGAGGGCCGGCGCTGGCCCGACTTCGCCGCGTCCCGGGGCCGGGTGGCCGGCCGGGCGCTGGAGGAGTCGCTGCCCTCGGTCCGGGGGATGCGGCTGCTCAGCTGGGACCGGAGCGACTCGCTCCTCGTGCCGCCCGAAGCGATGCGCGCGGTGCTCGCCGCCGGACGACGCCGCGGCGGAGTCGTCGTCGTGGACCTGCCCCGCAGGGTCGACGAGGCGGTCACCGAGGCACTGGCCCAGCTCGATCTCGGGCTCCTCGTCGTCCCCGGCGAACTACGGGCCGTGGCGGCGGCCCACCGGGTCGCCTCCCTCGTCGGAATGGTCCTCACCGACCTTCGCGCGGTCGTGCGAGGGCCGTATGCCGCCGGGCTCGACGCGCGCTGGGTCGCCGACGCCCTGCGGCTGCCGCTGACCGGCGAACTGCCCGACGATCCTGACGTCGTGACGGCCCATGACACCGGCAGGCTCCCGGGGGGCGACCCCCGGGGCCCACTCGGCCGGTTCTGCACGGCCTTCTGGGATCGTGCGCTGACGCCGGACGGTGTGCGGTGAGCACCCCCACGCCACGGAGCGGGACGACGGCCGGCACGGGCCTTCTGGAGGCCGTACGGCAATGGCTCGCGCAGAGCGGCGCCGAGCCGACTCCGGCCCGGGTGGCGGCGGCGCTGCGCGCCCAGGGGCGTCTCCTCGGCGACACGGAGGTGCTGGGTGCCGCGGAGGCATTGCGCTGCGAACTGGTCGGCACCGGGCCGCTGGAGCCGCTGCTCGCCGACCCCCACGTGACCGACGTCCTGGTCTCGGCCCCCGACCGGGTCTGGGTGGACCGCGGCGCCGGACTCGAACTCACCGAGGTCGCCTTCGCGGACGCGGCCGCCGTGCGCCGGCTGGCACAGCGGCTCGCGGCCGTGGCCGGACGACGACTGGACGATGCCCGGCCCTGGGTCGACGCCCGGCTGCCGGACGGGACACGCATGCACGCCGTGCTGCCGCCCGTCGCCGTCGGCTCCACCTGCCTGTCCTTGCGG encodes:
- the ssd gene encoding septum site-determining protein Ssd; translation: MTSGALGTYDESLAGEAGRRAGQPLIVTEDLALLDDLLRLCAAAGVEPEVHHSAPGRRAWADAPLVLVGDDAAARCRGAARRPDVLLVGRNPDDADMWRPAVEIGAECVLRLPDAEGWLVDRIADVAEGAGPPALTVGVIGGRGGAGASTLACALALAAAGTGRSTLLVDGDPLGGGLDVLLGGERAEGRRWPDFAASRGRVAGRALEESLPSVRGMRLLSWDRSDSLLVPPEAMRAVLAAGRRRGGVVVVDLPRRVDEAVTEALAQLDLGLLVVPGELRAVAAAHRVASLVGMVLTDLRAVVRGPYAAGLDARWVADALRLPLTGELPDDPDVVTAHDTGRLPGGDPRGPLGRFCTAFWDRALTPDGVR